The genome window TCCAAGTCCCCAAACGGATAAACCTTGCTGTCATTGTATATTTGCGCAATCGGCTCCGGCGACTGCCCGATTTCCGTTAACTTGGTATCGGACACCGCGATCAGTCGGGCAATGCTTTCCGTAAAGCCCTTGTATCGTTTGGTATTTAAAATAAACTTACCGCCCTCCTGATACAGCTCCGCGTCGGAAGCGGAAACAAACCCCGGCTGATCAAGACAGAGATGCGCTTGGCTATGTTCCTTAAAATCCCGGGAGAACATATCCAGCAAAATATAGTTTGGCTGTCTTTTATCCTCGGCCGGCTGTTCCTCGCTGACAAAGCCATACGCGCTGTGCAGCACCGCGATTTTTTCGCCTATTGGATAAATGCCGATCATATTATGTCCCCGAAACGGAACGCCTTCTAATTGTAATGGATACGCTCGCATAATCTTACCTTTCCGCCTTCTGCTTTCGCATTTTGCCGCTCATACCGTAATTTCAATTTGATTGCCCTCCAGCGCGATGATGCCGCTTTCATAATACCCATCGCCGGTTGTCCGCGGCCCGCTGAGTACTTGATAGCCGTCCGCCTCCAACCGCGCCGTCAACGCGTCTACTTTTTCTTTGCTGCCGACGCTGAACGCAATGTGGGCATAGCCCGTCCGGACAAGCTCTTTCGGTTGATCCATCATCCCCGGCCGATTCATGATCTCCAGCCGGGCGCCGTCATCAAACGTCAGAAAATAAGAGCGAAATCCGGTTCGTACATTGTGATACCCATCATTTGATACGGCTCCAAAATATTTCATAAAAAAGTCCCGGACAGCTGCTAAGTCATTTACATACAGCGCAATGTGCTCGATTTTCATAAGTGTCTCCTTAAAATTTATATGCCTAAGCTCTGTAACCATTTCTCAATAACCTCTACGGATATATTCGATGAAAGCATCCGTTGATCTTCATAATTTTCATCACATAATACTACTTCTTTTTCCTTTTTAAAAAACATCCTTAGCCATGCAATAAATCTTGCATAATCATAAATTCTATTATTTGAGTTAAAATAGTCTATGGCAAATGTGCATCGTTTTCTGTCTATTCTTAATTCAAACTGATATTGATCAGAATAATTTTCCCAACAAATATCGTATGATAATGAGTTGCTAAACTCAATTCTTGTTCCCGGATATTTCTTTTCAATATCCCTATTGAATTTTTCCATATCAAAATCACTGTTTTCTGTTTCTTCTAAGTGAATAAAACTTGTTACAGACATTTCCAACTCCTATATATCACTTTCTAAATCCACTTAAGCCCATTCACATCTTTCAAAGCAAAAGTGCTCCCATCATAGTCATTTTTTAATACCACTTCTTTTTCCTTAACCGATATATCGTTGTACCAATGTTCCAAGCTGGCGTATTTCCCTGTATGAATATTGATGATTGCACTTGTTATCGGATCCCAGGTTTGTTTTTTAACTGTTTCTGCCAGCAAATAATAGGCATCTAAAAATATCAAATTTCTGCCATACATCCAAAAGGGAAGTTCAATTCCAAGTATCGGAAGTCTGGCCGAAAAAATCTCGTCTCCCTGCGGCGGCTCTGTTTCATACCGTAATTCTATCTCACTTCCAAAATAGGCAATGATTGCACCTTCATAATCTATGCGTAACGGGATTCCTTCTTCGGCTATGTAAAATTTCATCTCATTCATTCTGCATTACTCCATCCAATTTAAAATATTATCTAGGAGTCACTTTATCAATTCAGCAAGTTCAGCATCGGACAGCATATTGTTCTTATATAGCTTTTTCAGCAGATTGTCATTGAAGTTTTTCGAATAATAATCTTCTGCAAACTCCTTAAATCTTTCGTATGTATCGAAAGCATAACTTAGCAGCCAACGTCCGCCGTCGTTTCCTTTAACGGGATTCTGATGAAGCGTACCGTCATACCAGATAACGAAAGTAGAATACGCTCTTTCTTTTTCCGAGAACAGTCTTAACAGCTTGGGATCAAGTCCTTTATACATCTCATCCATTATATTCCGGTTCCATTCTTCGGCTGCAAACTGATTTAGACTGTTTTCATGTGCAAAACCTTTGATAACTACCGCATCCTGTGTAAATATTACATGCAGCGTATCACCGGCACCGTTATCGACAACATATCCGACTTCCGTGTCGGT of Lachnospiraceae bacterium oral taxon 500 contains these proteins:
- a CDS encoding glyoxalase, which translates into the protein MKIEHIALYVNDLAAVRDFFMKYFGAVSNDGYHNVRTGFRSYFLTFDDGARLEIMNRPGMMDQPKELVRTGYAHIAFSVGSKEKVDALTARLEADGYQVLSGPRTTGDGYYESGIIALEGNQIEITV